In a single window of the Elaeis guineensis isolate ETL-2024a chromosome 8, EG11, whole genome shotgun sequence genome:
- the LOC105051963 gene encoding WRKY transcription factor WRKY28: protein MDSSLSLDLKVGSLRFPTEVPKVLRNSPKHEEEGLLMKREVGVLEAELNRVSEENRRLNEKIAIIYEDCANLQSQIKDLMTTVRSDRGSVSPERKRKSESSALNGYSDVANGMTNWMGRQIESNSSGNSCKRAREDCDLKVSRLCVRTDPSDSSLIVKDGYQWRKYGQKVTRDNPCPRAYFRCSFAPACPVKKKVQRSVEDRSILVATYEGEHNHGYPSQLPAPNGSSRGGSVSRHSSGPSNVTLDLTRVGSQQEVESPELPRSLVEQVALSLTKDPGFKAALATAVSGNIL, encoded by the exons ATGGACTCCTCGCTGAGCCTTGATCTCAAGGTCGGTTCTCTCCGGTTCCCCACCGAAGTTCCA AAAGTGTTACGCAATAGTCCCAAGCATGAGGAAGAGGGGCTTCTTATGAAAAGAGAG GTTGGTGTTCTTGAGGCAGAGCTCAATCGGGTTTCTGAGGAGAATAGAAGACTAAATGAGAAGATTGCCATCATTTATGAAGATTGTGCCAACCTGCAGAGCCAGATAAAAGATTTGATGACCACCGTGCGCTCAGATAGGGGGTCGGTCTCGCcggaaaggaagaggaagagtgAGAGCTCTGCCCTGAATGGCTACAGTGATGTGGCTAATGGAATGACCAATTGGATGGGACGTCAGATTGAAAGCAACTCAAGCGGAAATTCTTGCAAGCGAGCGAGAGAAGATTGTGATCTGAAGGTCTCTAGGCTCTGCGTTCGCACCGATCCATCGGATTCAAGCCTT ATTGTAAAAGATGGGTATCAATGGAGAAAATATGGTCAGAAGGTGACAAGAGACAATCCATGTCCAAGGGCCTACTTCAGATGCTCATTTGCTCCTGCTTGCCCTGTCAAGAAGAAG GTGCAAAGAAGTGTAGAGGATAGATCGATCCTGGTTGCAACTTATGAAGGCGAGCACAACCATGGTTACCCTTCTCAGCTTCCAGCACCCAATGGTTCCAGCCGTGGTGGCTCGGTCTCTCGCCATTCTTCCGGCCCGAGCAACGTAACACTTGATCTCACACGAGTGGGATCGCAGCAGGAGGTTGAGTCACCCGAGCTTCCGCGGAGTTTGGTGGAGCAAGTGGCGTTGTCATTGACGAAGGATCCAGGGTTTAAAGCCGCACTGGCCACCGCCGTTTCTGGGAACATTCTTTAG